One genomic segment of Sminthopsis crassicaudata isolate SCR6 chromosome 2, ASM4859323v1, whole genome shotgun sequence includes these proteins:
- the LOC141554634 gene encoding LOW QUALITY PROTEIN: uncharacterized protein LOC141554634 (The sequence of the model RefSeq protein was modified relative to this genomic sequence to represent the inferred CDS: substituted 1 base at 1 genomic stop codon), which produces MAGLIGSLFFFSETKEFPEEKLYESCDCGKAFRIKNYLTVHQRIHAGDILCECKKCEKTFHFNSDLIEHQKIHTGEISPIYNEYGTSFGQSAQSYIYQRIHNIEVLHECKECVKTFHCYSALIQHQRIHTGEKPYECEVCGKAFCQNANLIVHQRIHTGEKPYKCAVCGKAVCQNTKLFMHQRIHTGEKPYECNECGKAFRKKEYLTVHQRIHTGKIIHECKECGEAFHHNSVLIRHQSIHTQEKPYECNTCGXAYRIKGHLTVHQRIHTCGKAYRIKGHLTVHQRIHTGEILCECKKSGKSP; this is translated from the exons ATGGCTG GGTTAATTGgctctttattcttcttttcagaGACCAAAGAATTTCCTGAAGAGAAACTTTATGAAAGTTGTGACTGTGGGAAGGCTTTTCGGATAAAAAACTATCTCACTGTGCATCAAAGAATTCATGCTGGAGATATTCTGTGTGAGTGTAAGAAGTGTGAGAAGACCTTccatttcaactcagatcttatTGAACATCaaaaaattcatactggagaaataTCTcctatatataatgaatatggaaCATCTTTTGGACAGAGTGCACAATCTTATATCTATCAGAGGATTCATAATATAGAGGTTCTTCATGAATGTAAGGAGTGTGTGAAGACCTTCCATTGCTATTCAGCTCTCATtcaacatcaaagaattcatactggagagaagccttatgaatgtgaAGTATGTGGGAAGGCCTTCTGCCAGAATGCAAATCTTATTgtgcatcagagaattcatacggGTGAGAAACCTTACAAATGTGCAGTATGTGGGAAAGCAGTCTGTCAGAATACAAAACTTTTTatgcatcagagaattcatactggagagaaaccttatgaatgtaatgaatgtggaaaagccttcaggaAGAAGGAATATCTTACTgtccatcagagaattcatactggaaaGATTATTCATGAGTGCAAGGAGTGTGGGGAGGCCTTCCATCACAACTCAGTGCTTATTCGACATCAAAGTATTCATACTcaagagaaaccttatgaatgtaatacATGTGGGTAGGCCTATAGGATCAAAGGACATCTTACTgtgcatcagagaattcatacatGTGGGAAGGCCTATAGGATCAAAGGACATCTTACTgtgcatcagagaattcatactggagagattCTTTGTGAATGTAAGAAGAGTGGTAAGAGCCCTTAA